A genomic region of Rhodohalobacter sp. 614A contains the following coding sequences:
- a CDS encoding transglutaminase family protein, whose translation MNLKVTHTTKYRYKSPVKFDIHYLRFYPLDRPYLTLNNFHIEVTPQPDGLASRLDTEDNHCYQVWIHDTRITEFSIHMEMDLEVREFNPFDFLLDPVIKLNDGEQFYPEEQQVLLKPYLQHDPLSKKLSEFVDEIQDESEHDLINFLSNLIIYICQFWTHEYNEGEVELDIDKCFESKKGSCKELSWMLMMMLRSKGLPSRFVSGYAFNPMFGEGHELHAWVEVLLPGAGWIGLDPSSGLFINKYYIPVATSHDPANTMPVTGHYRGTSASRLDTSVKIRVTGESES comes from the coding sequence ATGAATCTGAAGGTTACACATACCACAAAATACAGGTATAAATCGCCGGTAAAGTTTGATATTCATTACCTGCGTTTCTACCCGCTGGACAGGCCGTACCTCACACTCAATAATTTTCATATAGAGGTAACACCCCAACCGGACGGACTGGCCTCCCGCCTTGATACTGAGGATAATCACTGCTACCAGGTTTGGATTCATGACACGCGTATCACAGAATTCAGCATTCATATGGAGATGGATTTGGAGGTGCGCGAATTTAATCCGTTTGATTTTCTGCTGGATCCGGTCATTAAACTCAACGACGGCGAGCAGTTTTACCCTGAAGAGCAGCAAGTACTTTTAAAACCGTATTTGCAGCACGATCCTTTATCAAAAAAATTGAGTGAATTTGTGGATGAAATACAGGATGAAAGTGAGCATGATCTTATAAACTTTTTATCAAATCTGATCATTTACATCTGTCAATTCTGGACACACGAATACAATGAAGGCGAAGTAGAACTGGATATTGACAAATGCTTTGAATCAAAAAAAGGTTCATGCAAAGAACTCTCCTGGATGCTGATGATGATGCTTCGCAGTAAAGGGCTGCCCTCTCGATTTGTTAGCGGCTATGCATTTAATCCCATGTTTGGCGAAGGTCATGAGCTCCACGCCTGGGTGGAAGTTTTACTTCCCGGAGCAGGGTGGATTGGCCTAGATCCAAGTTCCGGCCTGTTCATCAATAAATACTACATCCCAGTTGCCACAAGTCACGACCCTGCCAACACCATGCCTGTAACCGGTCATTACCGGGGAACCAGCGCCTCCCGTTTGGATACTTCCGTGAAGATTCGTGTCACCGGTGAATCAGAAAGCTGA
- a CDS encoding alpha-E domain-containing protein encodes MLSRVADSIYWMGRYLERSENYARFIDVNFNLMLDLPPSEKEQWEPLITATGDRELYISKYENFDRFNAIYFLAFDDENPNSLLSCISKARGNARTVREKLTKESWEKLNEAYLFALEGKRKKIWQFEDPRGFFTEVKYSIQLLYGIEDNSVARTEEWYFRQLGQFLERADKTSRILDVKYHVLLPSPDEVGSTIDILQWTSLLKSVSGFNTYRRIFGEISPSGVVDFLVLNKYFPRSIFFCLCEAEKCLYKISDSSGHGFTNSAEKALGSLRSQLEYYDVSDVINYGLHEFLDNLQIRINEVSNAIHQNFFKIEHDQSFQQMDQ; translated from the coding sequence ATGTTAAGCCGCGTTGCAGATTCCATTTACTGGATGGGACGATATCTTGAGCGTTCAGAGAATTACGCACGATTTATCGATGTAAATTTCAATCTCATGTTAGATCTCCCACCAAGTGAAAAAGAGCAGTGGGAGCCGTTGATTACGGCAACCGGTGACCGCGAATTGTACATCAGTAAATATGAAAATTTTGATCGTTTCAACGCTATTTACTTTCTGGCTTTTGATGATGAAAATCCAAATTCACTTCTCTCTTGTATATCCAAAGCGAGAGGAAATGCGCGTACGGTTCGTGAAAAACTGACCAAGGAAAGCTGGGAAAAACTGAATGAAGCATACCTTTTTGCCCTGGAGGGAAAACGAAAGAAAATCTGGCAGTTTGAAGATCCCCGTGGATTTTTTACCGAGGTTAAATACAGCATTCAGCTTCTCTATGGAATTGAAGATAACAGCGTTGCCCGAACCGAAGAGTGGTATTTTCGTCAGCTCGGTCAATTTTTGGAACGGGCAGACAAAACCTCCCGAATTCTGGACGTGAAGTACCATGTACTGCTTCCCTCGCCGGATGAAGTGGGCTCTACGATTGACATTCTTCAATGGACATCACTCCTGAAATCTGTTTCCGGATTCAATACATACCGGAGAATCTTTGGTGAAATCAGTCCGTCCGGCGTTGTCGATTTTCTTGTGCTGAACAAATACTTCCCGCGATCTATTTTTTTCTGTCTTTGTGAAGCTGAAAAGTGTCTTTACAAAATATCCGATTCATCGGGGCATGGATTTACAAACAGTGCGGAAAAAGCGCTCGGCTCGCTCCGTTCCCAGCTTGAATACTATGATGTGTCTGATGTTATCAACTATGGGCTTCATGAATTTCTGGACAATTTACAGATCAGAATAAATGAAGTTTCGAACGCTATTCATCAAAATTTTTTCAAAATTGAACATGATCAATCTTTTCAACAAATGGATCAATAA
- a CDS encoding circularly permuted type 2 ATP-grasp protein — protein sequence MPNVSYTHNDSYDEMVDISGQCRPHYLKFKKLLEEIPDEKLREIQQSTERAQLSMGMTFNVYHDNQGTEKILPLDIIPRIMSGKEWQRVEKGLKQRIYALNLFIQDLYNDQKILKDKVIPQEIILSSSNYLKPCEGLTPPREIWCHITGTDIVRDKDGKFFVLEDNLRCPSGVSYLLESREIIKRAFPTLFNKIGVRPVSDYPNKLLHLLQYLTDSSKPVVGLLTPGIYNSAYFEHSYLAQMMGVELVTGQDLVVKNDHVFMKTTQGLQQVDVLYRRIDDTFLDPKTFKQNSMLGAEGLFDAYSAGNIALANAPGTGVADDKAVYAYVPKIIKYYLDEDPIIPNVPTYLCSDEKERQYVLEHLPELVVKETNAAGGYGMMIGPKADKNEHQKFAELIRKNPRNYIAQPTLSLSTVPTLAESNIEPRHVDLRPYILYGEDIEVIPGAFTRVALRKGSLVVNSSQGGGSKDTWILYE from the coding sequence ATGCCTAACGTATCCTATACACATAATGACTCCTATGATGAAATGGTTGACATCAGCGGGCAGTGTCGGCCTCACTATTTGAAGTTCAAAAAATTGTTAGAAGAAATACCGGATGAAAAGCTCAGAGAAATCCAGCAATCGACGGAACGGGCTCAGCTGTCCATGGGAATGACTTTTAATGTGTATCACGATAATCAAGGCACTGAAAAAATTCTGCCGCTTGATATTATCCCAAGAATTATGAGCGGTAAAGAGTGGCAACGGGTTGAAAAAGGACTAAAACAGCGTATCTATGCACTGAATCTTTTTATCCAGGACCTGTACAATGACCAAAAAATTCTGAAGGACAAAGTTATCCCTCAGGAAATTATTCTCTCGAGTTCTAATTACCTCAAACCTTGCGAAGGATTGACTCCGCCCCGGGAGATTTGGTGTCACATCACCGGAACAGATATTGTTCGGGACAAGGACGGCAAATTTTTTGTATTGGAAGATAATCTGAGATGTCCTTCGGGAGTGTCTTATCTCCTGGAAAGCCGTGAAATTATAAAACGCGCCTTCCCTACCCTTTTTAATAAAATCGGTGTCCGGCCTGTGTCCGACTACCCCAACAAGCTCTTGCATCTACTTCAATACCTGACAGATAGCAGTAAACCTGTTGTGGGACTTTTAACGCCGGGCATTTATAACTCCGCTTATTTTGAGCATTCCTACCTGGCACAAATGATGGGTGTTGAACTGGTTACCGGACAGGATCTTGTGGTAAAAAATGACCATGTATTCATGAAAACCACGCAGGGGTTGCAGCAGGTTGACGTACTCTATCGAAGAATTGATGATACTTTTCTCGATCCTAAAACCTTCAAGCAAAATTCCATGCTGGGGGCTGAGGGACTTTTCGACGCATACAGCGCCGGAAATATTGCACTTGCAAATGCGCCGGGTACCGGTGTAGCCGATGATAAAGCTGTTTACGCATATGTTCCGAAAATCATCAAATATTATCTGGATGAAGATCCAATCATTCCGAACGTCCCCACATATCTCTGCTCTGATGAAAAAGAACGCCAATACGTTTTGGAGCACCTTCCAGAGCTGGTGGTAAAAGAAACCAATGCCGCAGGCGGTTATGGTATGATGATTGGGCCTAAAGCAGATAAAAATGAGCATCAAAAATTCGCAGAACTGATCCGGAAAAATCCCCGTAATTATATTGCTCAGCCAACATTATCACTTTCCACAGTACCCACACTGGCGGAGTCGAATATCGAACCCCGCCATGTAGATTTACGTCCCTACATACTTTATGGCGAAGACATTGAAGTCATTCCCGGTGCATTTACCCGTGTTGCGTTAAGAAAGGGATCATTAGTCGTAAACTCATCGCAAGGCGGTGGCAGTAAAGATACCTGGATTTTATACGAATGA
- a CDS encoding saccharopine dehydrogenase NADP-binding domain-containing protein — translation MPSLPKILILGGYGNTGFLIAKYLLQETNAEIVIAGRNPDKAKEAAKTLNLAYRTNRISAKKVDAANLNDLVSSFWDTDLVVVASSTMDFVKEVATIALDTETDYIDIQLSSPQKLSVLQSLRHKIETKNRCFITDGGFHPGVPAAMIRHAAGQFDELNVANVYGSFQINWKELEFSDSTILEFIHELKDFNPAVFKNGDWKKTGFKNLPTFDFGNTFGKQICTPMYLEELRCLPDTIEGLEEVGFYIAGFNWMTDYLIMPLSFSALKLFGERVHKHIAKLLYWSLVNFSKPPYQAVLQIDAQGVSNHRTSSFCMKLSHSNAYVLTAVPAVACILQYLNGSIRKSGLWFQADLIEPTQFFGDIKRMGVEVSEQSQALKVQPSVV, via the coding sequence ATGCCGTCATTACCCAAAATCCTGATTCTTGGCGGATATGGAAATACTGGATTTCTGATTGCGAAATACCTGCTACAGGAAACGAATGCAGAAATTGTTATAGCGGGCCGAAATCCTGATAAAGCAAAAGAAGCTGCCAAAACGTTGAATCTTGCTTACCGCACAAACCGCATTTCAGCAAAAAAAGTAGATGCGGCTAATCTAAATGATTTGGTGTCCTCCTTCTGGGATACGGATTTGGTTGTGGTAGCTTCCAGCACGATGGATTTTGTGAAGGAAGTGGCAACAATTGCCCTCGATACCGAAACTGATTATATCGATATACAGCTCTCCTCTCCACAAAAACTGAGCGTACTTCAATCTCTCCGGCATAAGATTGAAACCAAGAACCGTTGTTTTATCACCGACGGAGGTTTCCATCCGGGTGTTCCCGCGGCAATGATCCGCCATGCTGCCGGCCAGTTCGATGAGTTAAACGTTGCCAATGTGTACGGTTCCTTTCAGATTAACTGGAAAGAGCTCGAATTTTCAGATTCCACAATTCTGGAATTCATTCACGAATTAAAAGATTTCAACCCTGCGGTTTTTAAAAATGGAGATTGGAAAAAAACAGGGTTTAAAAACCTTCCCACCTTTGATTTCGGTAACACATTCGGGAAACAGATATGTACGCCGATGTACCTTGAAGAACTTCGATGCCTCCCCGATACTATCGAGGGACTGGAAGAAGTGGGTTTTTATATAGCAGGCTTCAACTGGATGACAGATTATTTAATCATGCCCCTATCCTTTTCAGCTCTCAAGTTGTTTGGAGAAAGAGTACATAAACACATCGCCAAGCTTTTGTACTGGAGCCTTGTGAATTTCAGTAAACCACCCTATCAAGCTGTGCTGCAAATAGATGCGCAGGGAGTTTCAAATCATAGAACCAGTTCTTTTTGCATGAAACTCTCTCACAGTAATGCCTATGTTCTGACCGCCGTCCCGGCCGTAGCTTGTATTCTTCAATACCTGAATGGTTCTATTCGGAAATCAGGATTATGGTTTCAGGCAGACCTGATTGAGCCGACTCAATTTTTTGGAGATATCAAACGGATGGGAGTCGAAGTCTCAGAACAATCTCAAGCATTAAAGGTTCAGCCATCCGTTGTTTAA
- the ftsE gene encoding cell division ATP-binding protein FtsE, which yields MSSNDVIQMLNVSVAYNGTPVLDSINFSLETGEFCYVIGRTGAGKSSFLKLLYKDVKPTKGLVKVADFDVSNLPDRKIPYLRRRIGVVFQDFQLLPDRNVFDNVAFALRVTGHKKRFIKQRVIEVLGLVGLSHKRKAMPNDLSGGEKQRVVIARALANEPRLLLADEPTGNLDPEASSSIMELLHQINNRGMGVLMVTHDYDVIRKFPNRTVQIENGTLQDIKVL from the coding sequence ATGAGCAGCAACGACGTTATCCAAATGTTGAATGTATCGGTTGCTTATAATGGTACGCCGGTCCTGGACAGCATCAACTTTTCTCTTGAAACGGGTGAGTTTTGCTATGTAATTGGCAGGACTGGTGCCGGTAAAAGTTCTTTTCTGAAACTCCTGTATAAAGATGTAAAACCCACCAAAGGACTGGTTAAAGTTGCCGATTTTGATGTATCCAATCTTCCGGACCGGAAAATTCCCTACCTCAGGCGCCGAATTGGGGTGGTTTTCCAGGATTTCCAACTTTTACCGGATCGGAATGTATTTGATAATGTGGCATTTGCCCTGCGTGTAACCGGCCACAAAAAACGGTTTATCAAGCAACGTGTAATTGAAGTCCTCGGACTGGTTGGTTTGAGTCATAAACGAAAAGCGATGCCAAACGATCTTTCCGGTGGAGAAAAACAACGAGTGGTCATTGCCAGGGCATTGGCAAATGAACCGCGTCTTTTGTTGGCGGACGAACCCACAGGCAACCTCGATCCTGAAGCCAGTTCATCGATTATGGAACTTCTCCACCAAATTAATAATCGCGGGATGGGTGTTTTGATGGTCACTCACGACTATGATGTAATCCGGAAATTCCCTAACCGTACGGTTCAGATCGAAAATGGGACTCTTCAGGATATCAAAGTCCTGTAA
- a CDS encoding class I SAM-dependent DNA methyltransferase, protein MNLTLQEKPTYSVLADIYDIVMSDVDYETWADYIDEIILMHQPTARSILELACGTGTIALSLEELDCYEITATDGSADMIRIAREKASKVNSDIDFYPMNFLNLSFEKTFDVVYMVFDSINYLHTKEEIIQLHQEVKKVLNPGGIFVYDFTTPRNSRKAIQFLNNERKTINGQIRYRRGSSFNAKERMHTNLFHIEKLDEKSGEVLERFEEQHQQKIYTLSEIREMIEQTDFSILQAYDGFELKPAHKRSLRITMVLK, encoded by the coding sequence ATGAATCTTACCCTCCAGGAAAAACCAACTTATTCTGTACTCGCTGATATTTATGACATTGTGATGTCGGATGTGGATTATGAAACATGGGCTGATTATATCGATGAAATTATTCTGATGCATCAGCCCACGGCCCGCTCTATTCTGGAACTGGCTTGTGGAACCGGAACAATTGCCCTTTCCCTCGAAGAGCTTGATTGCTATGAAATTACAGCTACTGACGGCTCGGCCGATATGATCCGAATTGCGCGGGAAAAAGCTTCCAAAGTCAATTCAGACATTGATTTTTATCCCATGAATTTTCTGAATCTCTCTTTTGAGAAGACCTTTGATGTGGTTTACATGGTGTTTGACAGCATCAACTATTTACATACAAAAGAGGAGATTATTCAACTTCACCAGGAAGTGAAGAAGGTTCTGAATCCGGGAGGAATTTTTGTGTATGATTTTACCACTCCGCGTAATTCCCGTAAAGCCATTCAATTTCTGAATAATGAAAGAAAAACCATCAACGGGCAGATTCGGTATCGGCGGGGAAGCTCGTTTAATGCTAAAGAACGGATGCATACAAATCTCTTTCACATCGAAAAACTGGATGAAAAAAGCGGGGAAGTTCTGGAGCGATTTGAGGAGCAACATCAACAAAAAATCTATACTCTCAGTGAAATTCGGGAGATGATTGAGCAAACGGATTTCAGTATCTTACAGGCGTATGATGGGTTTGAACTGAAACCGGCTCACAAAAGAAGTCTCAGAATAACAATGGTATTAAAATGA
- the pdxA gene encoding 4-hydroxythreonine-4-phosphate dehydrogenase PdxA — translation MKPTIAISMGDPNGIGPEVTLKSLKDLDLENSIPVWIGSKPVFEYYSHLFDIHLPAKPFVGNTELETGYVYVLDLFDDAEFELKPGEISKEAGRLAMEAVYQGIELCLHSQANALVTAPISKEAIHKAGYDVPGHTEFLAETTETDEVVMILASDDLRVALATIHIPLKDVVKSIQKEKLQSHLRILHQSLKNDFGLYEPKIGVLGLNPHAGDGGVIGKEEIELIGPAIEELAVEGLNIVGPFAADGYFGNHIYEQFDATFAMYHDQGLIPFKALTFGEGVNFTAGLPIIRTSPDHGTAFNIAGKNIADEHSFLSAYKMAVMMTENRTKKS, via the coding sequence ATGAAGCCGACGATAGCCATAAGCATGGGAGATCCCAACGGAATTGGGCCGGAAGTCACACTCAAATCATTAAAGGATTTGGATCTTGAGAATTCCATTCCGGTTTGGATTGGAAGCAAGCCCGTTTTTGAGTATTACAGTCATCTGTTTGACATCCATCTTCCAGCCAAACCATTTGTAGGAAATACCGAGCTTGAGACGGGTTACGTTTACGTTCTGGATCTTTTTGATGATGCCGAGTTTGAACTGAAGCCTGGTGAAATATCCAAGGAAGCGGGAAGGTTGGCTATGGAAGCTGTTTACCAGGGAATTGAACTCTGTTTGCATAGCCAGGCAAACGCGCTTGTCACAGCTCCAATATCCAAAGAAGCCATTCATAAAGCGGGTTATGATGTGCCGGGACATACAGAATTTCTAGCTGAAACAACCGAAACGGATGAAGTTGTTATGATCTTGGCCAGTGATGATTTACGTGTGGCTTTGGCAACCATTCATATTCCGTTGAAAGATGTGGTAAAATCCATTCAGAAAGAAAAACTTCAAAGTCATCTCCGAATTCTTCACCAGAGTCTCAAAAATGATTTTGGGTTATATGAGCCAAAAATTGGCGTTCTTGGATTGAATCCACATGCGGGTGATGGCGGTGTAATTGGAAAAGAAGAGATTGAATTAATTGGCCCGGCAATTGAAGAGTTAGCCGTAGAAGGCTTGAATATAGTTGGACCTTTTGCTGCAGACGGATATTTTGGAAACCATATTTACGAACAATTCGATGCAACTTTCGCCATGTATCACGATCAGGGACTCATTCCATTTAAAGCCCTCACTTTTGGCGAAGGTGTAAACTTTACAGCAGGTTTGCCTATCATTCGAACATCGCCCGATCACGGAACAGCTTTTAATATCGCCGGAAAAAATATTGCAGACGAACACTCGTTTTTATCAGCATACAAAATGGCCGTTATGATGACAGAAAACAGGACAAAAAAATCTTAA
- a CDS encoding GWxTD domain-containing protein, whose protein sequence is MIKRTLLFLLLLSLTVSTLYAQRTHRAGSAYQGLLMRTDRPNSYFDHVSFPTDDNQSQIAVLFRLDYDSVPFLKKSMNMKGPRPEAEYYGPVQVGFEVYEGMASRRSSDTGQSLFRDAWQDTLWVDTYEKTTSRSDYTQGFMSTTLGPGEYHYELQMIRSNMPAMADRRNSRPDREMPSPKRNFEITGYEGSDNPEFMLLKSFETDENSFSATFYNYGNNILYGQNYSILVRIPETASENAGSLSLKLYRLTGGANADSKELRHTVEISPEELIRFGEVSFTHSEDEIGFHTNISDDGALYAYAQIPNQNFENSRYRIALENSESGEVLGEKMIQSQWLDMPVSLYNLDVAINMLRFIVSDNTLDEIDSGSDTEKERKFREFWAQRDPTQDTEFNELMTEFYKRIDYAYNEFSSLQVPGFETDQGKAYILYGEPDNIERRMPTNAPTREIWVYPNKTLIFEATTGFGDFELVSEQQS, encoded by the coding sequence ATGATTAAACGTACTTTACTATTCCTACTGCTGCTTAGCCTTACTGTTTCCACTCTGTATGCACAAAGAACTCATCGAGCTGGTTCGGCTTATCAGGGACTTTTAATGCGAACGGACCGACCGAATTCCTATTTTGATCATGTCTCCTTTCCCACCGATGATAACCAGTCGCAAATTGCTGTGCTCTTCAGGCTCGATTATGATTCTGTTCCTTTCCTCAAAAAAAGTATGAACATGAAAGGCCCCAGACCGGAAGCTGAGTATTATGGCCCTGTTCAGGTTGGTTTTGAAGTTTATGAAGGAATGGCTTCCCGGAGATCATCGGACACGGGTCAATCTCTTTTCAGAGATGCATGGCAAGACACGCTTTGGGTGGATACATATGAGAAAACAACATCCCGATCAGATTATACACAGGGATTTATGAGTACCACGCTCGGTCCCGGTGAATATCACTATGAGCTTCAAATGATTCGTTCCAACATGCCGGCGATGGCTGATCGCAGAAATAGCAGGCCGGACAGAGAAATGCCATCTCCAAAAAGAAATTTTGAAATCACAGGTTATGAAGGGTCTGATAACCCCGAATTTATGTTGCTGAAAAGTTTTGAAACAGATGAAAACAGCTTCTCGGCTACCTTTTATAACTATGGTAATAATATTTTATATGGGCAGAATTACAGCATATTGGTACGAATTCCGGAAACAGCAAGTGAGAATGCCGGGTCATTGAGTCTAAAGCTTTATCGCCTGACTGGCGGAGCCAATGCCGATTCAAAAGAACTTCGCCATACCGTAGAAATCAGTCCTGAAGAACTCATTCGTTTTGGCGAAGTTAGTTTCACACACTCAGAAGATGAAATCGGTTTTCATACCAACATTTCTGATGATGGCGCTCTTTATGCATATGCTCAAATTCCTAACCAAAATTTTGAGAACTCCAGGTACCGGATTGCCCTTGAAAACAGTGAAAGTGGCGAAGTTCTTGGCGAAAAAATGATCCAATCTCAATGGCTGGACATGCCGGTCAGTCTGTACAACCTGGATGTTGCAATTAACATGCTTCGGTTCATCGTCAGCGACAACACACTGGATGAAATTGATTCCGGGTCAGACACGGAAAAAGAACGCAAATTCCGTGAGTTCTGGGCGCAACGGGACCCAACCCAGGATACAGAATTCAATGAATTGATGACGGAGTTCTATAAAAGAATTGATTATGCTTATAATGAGTTTTCATCACTACAGGTACCCGGTTTTGAAACGGACCAGGGGAAAGCTTACATCCTCTACGGCGAACCGGATAATATTGAACGCCGAATGCCAACCAATGCGCCTACACGCGAAATCTGGGTTTATCCCAACAAAACGCTGATTTTCGAGGCTACAACCGGCTTTGGAGATTTTGAGCTTGTTTCTGAACAGCAGTCGTAG
- a CDS encoding acyl-CoA carboxylase subunit beta, which produces MKEDWLQKLVNTLDKEVEKIKEGGGAAKADKEHKKGKLTARERITLLLDDDDDFIEIGVWAAFEMYKEEGGCPSAGVVTGIGKVAGRECMIVANDATVKAGAWFPMTAKKNLRAQEIALENHLPIIYLVDSAGVYLPMQDEIFPDKEHFGRIFRNNAQLSAKGIPQIAAIMGSCVAGGAYLPIMSDEALIVDGTGSVFLAGSYLVKAAIGEDVDNETLGGATTHTEISGVTDYKVKDDTECILTIRDLIGKLGPTGNANFNRQQTVEPELDVADVLTDFPEDRSKPYDMMPIIKSMVDANSFTEFKKGYGQTLITGYARMDGWSVGIVANQRKIVKSKTGEMQIGGVIYSDSADKAARFIMNCNQKKIPILFLQDVTGFMIGKRSEHGGIIKDGAKMVNAVANSTVPKITVIVGNSYGAGNYAMCGKAYDPRFIYAWPTAQIAVMGGTQAAKVLTQIKVSSLEKKGKEISDEEKAGILKKIKNRYDKQTDVRYAAARLWIDDIITPEETRKRISHAISCANHNPEIPEFKTGVIQV; this is translated from the coding sequence ATGAAAGAAGATTGGCTTCAGAAGCTTGTTAATACGTTAGATAAAGAAGTAGAAAAAATAAAAGAGGGCGGGGGAGCTGCAAAAGCCGATAAAGAGCATAAAAAAGGAAAGCTGACGGCGAGAGAAAGAATCACACTTCTTTTGGATGACGATGACGATTTTATCGAAATTGGTGTGTGGGCCGCTTTTGAAATGTATAAGGAAGAGGGCGGCTGCCCGTCCGCCGGTGTCGTTACAGGAATCGGGAAAGTTGCAGGCAGAGAGTGCATGATTGTTGCAAATGATGCTACTGTAAAAGCCGGGGCCTGGTTTCCTATGACGGCCAAAAAGAATTTACGTGCGCAGGAAATTGCATTGGAAAACCATCTGCCGATTATTTACCTGGTAGATTCGGCAGGGGTTTATCTGCCGATGCAGGATGAAATTTTTCCGGACAAGGAACACTTCGGTCGAATCTTCCGAAATAATGCGCAACTAAGTGCAAAAGGCATTCCACAGATTGCAGCTATTATGGGAAGTTGTGTTGCCGGCGGGGCTTATCTGCCGATTATGAGTGATGAAGCCCTGATTGTTGACGGCACAGGAAGTGTTTTTCTTGCCGGCAGTTATCTTGTAAAAGCCGCTATTGGCGAAGATGTGGATAATGAAACTCTGGGCGGAGCCACCACTCATACGGAAATCAGCGGTGTAACGGATTACAAGGTGAAGGATGATACCGAATGCATTCTGACGATACGCGATTTGATCGGAAAACTTGGACCAACAGGCAACGCAAATTTTAACAGGCAGCAAACCGTTGAACCAGAATTGGATGTAGCTGATGTTCTCACCGATTTTCCTGAAGACCGCAGCAAACCATACGATATGATGCCGATTATTAAATCGATGGTGGATGCCAATTCTTTTACTGAATTCAAAAAAGGCTACGGCCAGACATTAATTACCGGTTATGCCCGAATGGATGGCTGGAGTGTGGGGATTGTGGCCAATCAAAGGAAAATAGTAAAGAGCAAAACAGGAGAGATGCAGATTGGCGGTGTGATCTATTCCGACAGTGCCGACAAAGCCGCCCGGTTTATTATGAACTGTAATCAAAAGAAAATACCTATTCTTTTTTTACAGGATGTAACCGGGTTTATGATCGGCAAGCGGAGTGAACATGGCGGCATCATCAAAGATGGGGCAAAAATGGTCAATGCCGTTGCCAATTCTACCGTGCCGAAAATTACAGTGATTGTTGGAAACAGTTACGGCGCAGGAAATTATGCGATGTGCGGGAAAGCGTATGACCCAAGATTTATTTATGCCTGGCCAACAGCGCAGATTGCCGTAATGGGCGGAACACAAGCCGCTAAAGTTCTGACACAAATCAAGGTCTCTTCTCTCGAAAAGAAAGGCAAAGAAATTTCTGATGAAGAAAAAGCCGGTATCCTGAAAAAAATCAAAAACCGGTACGACAAACAAACTGATGTTCGCTATGCAGCCGCACGGTTATGGATCGACGATATCATCACTCCCGAAGAGACGCGGAAACGAATTTCTCATGCCATCTCGTGCGCCAATCATAATCCTGAGATTCCAGAGTTTAAAACCGGAGTGATTCAGGTTTAG